The following coding sequences are from one Parabacteroides pacaensis window:
- the mfd gene encoding transcription-repair coupling factor: MNVADLLKEYAGHPQITVLSGLLQEKNTRNILLKELNGSAVSMVITSLFTNRGKGYICVANDAEEAGYLYHDLMQITGSDRIFYFPSAYRRAIKYGHIDPANEILRTEVLSMLQNPDKPFIIVTSPDALAEKVISRQDLKENTLKISVREKLDNMFVADVLEEYGFERVDYVYEPGQYSIRGSILDVFSFSHELPYRIDFFGNEVETIRTFDVETQLSQTQLDHIYIVPEMNRSGRTSTSLLDSLPPETTLLFKDMDWCREKIDSIYNEVPVIGDEESFKDAAQMQKKLIQGSDFTRKALDFRRIHYGTRISGVPDATLNFATTPQPLFHKNFDLVSDSFRRYLTNGYTIYILSDVEKQASRIKAIFEDRGEMIPFIPVNKTLHEGYADDTLKICLFTDHQIFDRFHKFNLKSDKARTGKITLSLKELNQFSIGDYIVHIDHGVGQFGGLVRTEINGKMQEVIKLIYLNNDIIFVSIHSLHKLSKYKGKEGEPPRLNKLGTGAWERMKDKTKKKIKDIARDLILLYSKRKKEKGFSYSPDSFMQQELEASFIYEDTPDQERATAEVKKDMESDRPMDRLICGDVGFGKTEVAIRAAFKAVADNKQVAILVPTTVLAFQHFQTFTERLEDFPCRIDYISRARTSGQIKEILKDVEKGDINILIGTHRIVSKDVKFKDLGLLIIDEEQKFGVSIKEKLKQLKTNVDTLTMTATPIPRTLQFSLMGARDLSNITTPPPNRYPVQTEVQRFNPDIIREAINFEMSRNGQVFFINNRIQNIYEIEALVRREVPDARIAVGHGQMEPDKLEKIILDFANYEYDVLIATSIVESGIDVPNANTIIINNAQQFGLSDLHQLRGRVGRSNRKAFCYLLSPPLSSLNQEARRRLQAIENFAELGSGIHIAMQDLDIRGAGNLLGAEQSGFIADLGYETYQKILEEAVQELKSDEFAELYNEETLNKDDNSGETYVQETYVESDLELLFPPEFIPNDSERVSLYRELDKMEEERDIIAFSARLEDRFGKIPKQGKELIRIVRLKRLAKQLGIEKIVLKRGQMSLYLVSNDDSPYYQSKAFDKLLKFIQKNARICNLRDVSGKRSIVIKEVATVELACMYLEEMKSL, translated from the coding sequence TTGAACGTAGCAGATTTACTGAAAGAATATGCCGGACATCCGCAAATAACGGTACTTTCCGGCTTGTTACAAGAGAAAAACACCCGCAATATATTGCTTAAGGAATTAAACGGTTCGGCTGTTTCGATGGTCATTACCAGTTTATTTACTAATCGGGGAAAAGGATATATATGTGTCGCTAACGATGCAGAAGAAGCGGGTTATTTATATCACGACCTGATGCAAATTACAGGCAGTGATAGGATTTTTTATTTTCCTTCGGCTTATCGCCGGGCTATCAAGTACGGCCACATCGATCCCGCAAATGAAATCTTACGTACCGAAGTATTAAGCATGTTGCAAAATCCGGACAAGCCGTTTATTATTGTTACCAGTCCCGATGCTTTAGCCGAAAAAGTTATTTCCCGACAAGATCTAAAAGAAAATACATTAAAAATCAGTGTACGTGAAAAACTGGATAACATGTTTGTCGCCGATGTACTGGAAGAATATGGCTTTGAACGTGTAGATTATGTATATGAACCTGGCCAATATTCTATCCGGGGCAGCATTCTGGATGTCTTTTCTTTTTCGCACGAACTCCCTTATCGTATAGATTTCTTTGGAAATGAAGTAGAGACGATCCGTACATTTGATGTGGAAACCCAGTTATCTCAAACACAATTAGATCATATATACATCGTACCGGAAATGAATCGTTCCGGCCGTACCAGTACGTCTCTATTAGATTCACTTCCTCCTGAAACCACCTTATTATTCAAAGACATGGATTGGTGCCGGGAAAAAATAGATAGTATCTATAATGAAGTTCCGGTTATAGGCGACGAAGAATCTTTTAAGGACGCTGCTCAAATGCAGAAAAAGCTTATCCAAGGAAGTGATTTTACGCGAAAAGCTCTAGATTTCCGGCGGATTCATTATGGAACACGTATTTCCGGAGTTCCTGATGCAACACTGAATTTTGCTACTACCCCCCAGCCTCTGTTTCATAAAAACTTTGATCTGGTAAGCGATTCGTTTCGCAGATATCTCACCAACGGATACACTATATATATATTAAGTGATGTAGAAAAACAAGCAAGCCGCATCAAAGCTATATTTGAAGATAGAGGGGAGATGATTCCTTTTATCCCTGTTAATAAAACTCTTCACGAAGGATACGCAGACGACACATTAAAAATTTGTCTTTTTACCGATCATCAAATATTTGACCGTTTCCATAAATTCAATCTCAAATCAGATAAAGCCCGTACCGGTAAAATCACCCTTTCCTTAAAAGAATTAAACCAATTTTCCATAGGGGATTATATCGTACATATCGATCATGGAGTAGGTCAATTCGGCGGATTAGTACGGACAGAAATTAATGGGAAAATGCAGGAAGTGATTAAACTGATCTACCTGAACAACGATATTATTTTTGTCAGTATCCATTCATTACATAAGCTCTCCAAATACAAAGGAAAGGAAGGAGAACCTCCCCGTTTAAATAAGCTAGGAACCGGAGCGTGGGAACGAATGAAGGATAAAACAAAGAAAAAGATCAAGGATATTGCCCGTGATCTGATTCTTCTTTATTCCAAACGCAAAAAAGAAAAAGGATTCTCATACAGTCCCGACAGCTTCATGCAGCAAGAACTTGAGGCTTCTTTTATATACGAAGATACTCCCGACCAAGAACGGGCTACTGCCGAAGTAAAAAAAGATATGGAAAGCGATCGTCCGATGGACCGTCTTATCTGCGGCGACGTCGGATTCGGGAAAACGGAAGTAGCTATCCGGGCAGCATTTAAAGCGGTAGCCGACAACAAGCAAGTAGCTATTCTGGTTCCTACTACGGTGCTTGCTTTCCAACATTTTCAAACATTTACCGAACGATTGGAAGATTTTCCTTGCCGGATAGACTATATCAGTCGTGCCCGTACCTCCGGACAGATCAAAGAGATTTTAAAAGATGTGGAAAAAGGAGATATAAATATTTTGATCGGCACCCATCGTATCGTGAGCAAAGACGTGAAATTTAAAGATCTGGGTCTGTTAATTATTGACGAAGAACAAAAATTCGGTGTTTCTATTAAAGAAAAGTTGAAACAATTGAAAACAAATGTCGACACTTTAACGATGACGGCAACACCTATTCCCCGAACCTTGCAATTCTCGTTAATGGGCGCACGTGACTTATCAAACATTACCACTCCCCCACCTAACCGGTATCCGGTGCAAACAGAAGTACAACGTTTTAATCCGGATATCATTCGTGAAGCAATTAATTTTGAAATGAGTCGGAACGGCCAGGTTTTCTTTATTAATAACCGTATCCAAAATATATACGAAATAGAAGCATTAGTACGTCGGGAAGTACCTGATGCCCGTATTGCCGTAGGCCACGGACAAATGGAACCTGATAAATTGGAAAAAATTATCCTTGATTTTGCTAACTACGAATATGATGTCCTGATTGCCACCAGCATTGTTGAATCGGGCATCGATGTACCTAATGCAAATACAATTATCATTAATAATGCCCAACAATTCGGATTAAGTGACTTGCACCAACTTAGAGGACGCGTAGGACGAAGTAACCGGAAAGCATTCTGCTATCTTCTATCTCCTCCGCTTAGTTCATTGAATCAGGAAGCGCGCCGACGTTTACAAGCTATCGAAAACTTTGCCGAACTGGGTAGTGGCATCCATATTGCCATGCAAGATTTAGACATCCGGGGAGCCGGCAACTTATTGGGGGCTGAACAAAGCGGTTTTATTGCCGATTTAGGATATGAAACTTATCAAAAAATTCTGGAAGAGGCAGTACAAGAATTAAAATCCGACGAGTTTGCTGAATTGTACAATGAAGAAACGCTGAATAAAGATGACAACAGCGGTGAAACGTACGTTCAAGAAACGTATGTGGAAAGCGATTTGGAGCTTCTTTTTCCACCGGAATTCATTCCTAACGATTCGGAACGTGTTTCTCTTTACCGTGAACTGGATAAAATGGAAGAAGAGCGGGATATCATTGCCTTTTCAGCACGCCTGGAAGACCGTTTCGGTAAAATTCCGAAACAAGGCAAAGAGTTAATCCGTATAGTCCGGCTAAAACGGTTAGCCAAACAGTTAGGAATTGAAAAGATCGTTTTAAAACGAGGGCAGATGTCTCTCTATCTGGTTTCCAACGACGATTCGCCTTATTACCAGAGTAAAGCATTCGATAAGTTATTAAAGTTCATTCAAAAGAATGCCCGTATATGTAATCTTCGCGATGTTTCGGGAAAACGTTCTATTGTAATTAAAGAAGTGGCTACAGTAGAACTAGCCTGCATGTATTTAGAGGAAATGAAGTCCTTATAA
- the htpG gene encoding molecular chaperone HtpG produces the protein MSKTGNIGVTSENIFPIIKKFLYSDHEIFLRELVSNAVDATQKLKTLASVGEFKGEIGDQTIHISIDEKAGTLTVSDHGVGMTAEEIDKYINQIAFSGAEEFLEKYKNDAAAIIGHFGLGFYSAFMVSKKVEIVTKSYKEGAVPMKWTCDGSPEYTMEETEKADRGTDIILYIDDENKEFLQKDKIKSLLNKYCKFLPVPIAFGKKQEWKDGKYVDTDQDDIINETLPAWIRKPADLTEEDYKKFYQDLYPMSDEPLFWIHLNVDYPFHLTGILYFPKVKSNIDLHRNKIQLYSNQVFVTDSVEGIVPEFLTLLHGVLDSPDIPLNVSRSYLQSDSNVKKISNHITKKVADRLEEIFKNDRKQFEEKWDSLKLFVQYGMLTDEKFYDRAVKFDLVKDVDDKYFTLEEYKTLIKDSQTDKEGNLIYLYTTNKDEQYSYIQAAKDKGYDVLTMDGQLDVHAIGQLEQKLDKSRFVRVDSDTIDNLIRKEKVNEVSLNEEERTALTEVFKSQLPKIEKTEFMVALEALGENSNPVMITQSEYMRRMREMSAMQPGMSFYGELPESYNLVLNTDHPLIKKVLTEEEEKCSAELKPISDDLKGWVARQTDLRDAQSKKKEEEITASEKEDLNNTNKMVDELQEKRNGILASYAASNPVVKQLIDLALLSNGMLKGEALSRFIKRSVDLI, from the coding sequence ATGAGCAAGACAGGTAATATTGGCGTAACGTCGGAAAACATTTTCCCAATTATCAAAAAGTTTTTGTACAGTGATCATGAAATCTTCTTACGTGAATTGGTATCTAATGCTGTAGATGCTACTCAAAAATTAAAGACACTTGCTTCTGTTGGCGAGTTTAAAGGAGAGATAGGTGATCAGACAATTCATATCTCTATAGATGAAAAAGCCGGTACCCTTACGGTTTCCGATCATGGAGTAGGAATGACAGCCGAAGAAATTGACAAGTATATCAATCAAATCGCTTTCTCCGGTGCCGAAGAATTCTTGGAAAAATACAAAAATGACGCAGCAGCTATTATCGGTCACTTCGGATTAGGATTCTATTCAGCTTTTATGGTTTCTAAAAAAGTAGAAATCGTAACCAAATCTTATAAAGAAGGTGCCGTACCTATGAAGTGGACTTGTGATGGTTCGCCTGAGTATACGATGGAAGAAACGGAAAAGGCTGATCGAGGAACTGATATCATCCTCTATATTGACGATGAAAACAAAGAATTTCTTCAAAAAGATAAAATTAAAAGCTTACTGAATAAATATTGTAAGTTCCTTCCTGTCCCTATTGCTTTCGGTAAAAAGCAGGAATGGAAAGACGGAAAATATGTAGATACCGATCAGGATGACATTATCAATGAAACATTACCAGCATGGATTCGTAAGCCTGCCGATTTGACGGAAGAAGATTACAAAAAATTCTATCAGGATTTGTATCCGATGAGTGATGAACCATTATTCTGGATTCACCTGAATGTAGATTATCCGTTCCACCTAACCGGTATTTTATATTTCCCGAAAGTAAAGTCAAATATTGATTTACATCGAAATAAAATACAATTATATAGCAACCAAGTATTTGTTACGGATTCGGTAGAAGGTATTGTACCTGAATTTTTAACTTTATTGCACGGGGTACTGGATTCGCCGGATATTCCTTTGAATGTTTCCCGTTCTTATCTACAAAGCGACAGCAATGTCAAGAAAATTTCCAATCATATTACCAAAAAGGTTGCTGACCGGTTGGAAGAAATTTTTAAGAACGACCGCAAACAATTCGAAGAAAAATGGGATAGCCTGAAACTTTTTGTTCAATACGGTATGCTGACCGATGAAAAGTTTTACGACCGTGCCGTTAAGTTTGACTTGGTAAAAGATGTAGATGACAAGTACTTCACTCTGGAAGAATATAAAACTCTGATTAAAGATAGCCAGACAGATAAAGAAGGCAACCTCATTTATCTTTATACAACCAACAAAGACGAACAATACAGCTATATCCAGGCTGCCAAAGACAAAGGGTATGATGTATTAACCATGGACGGTCAACTGGATGTACACGCTATCGGTCAATTGGAACAAAAGCTGGATAAAAGCCGCTTTGTCCGTGTAGACAGTGATACCATCGATAATTTGATACGTAAAGAAAAAGTAAACGAAGTTTCTCTGAATGAAGAAGAACGGACTGCTTTGACAGAAGTATTCAAATCCCAGCTTCCTAAGATTGAAAAGACAGAATTTATGGTAGCATTAGAAGCATTGGGTGAAAATTCCAATCCGGTAATGATCACACAAAGCGAATATATGCGCCGTATGCGTGAAATGTCGGCTATGCAACCGGGCATGTCATTTTACGGTGAATTGCCTGAAAGCTATAACTTAGTATTAAATACCGATCACCCGCTTATCAAGAAGGTATTAACGGAAGAAGAAGAAAAATGCTCCGCCGAATTAAAACCGATCTCAGACGATTTGAAAGGGTGGGTAGCTCGTCAAACAGACCTTCGTGACGCACAAAGCAAGAAAAAAGAAGAAGAAATTACTGCGTCTGAAAAAGAAGACCTGAATAACACCAATAAAATGGTTGACGAATTGCAGGAAAAACGTAACGGCATTCTCGCTTCCTATGCTGCAAGCAATCCGGTAGTTAAGCAACTCATCGACTTAGCGTTATTATCAAACGGAATGTTAAAAGGCGAAGCTTTAAGTCGCTTCATCAAACGTAGTGTAGATTTGATCTGA
- a CDS encoding N-acetylmuramoyl-L-alanine amidase family protein, which produces MKALKIIMLILFFPLFTFAQEKAKPREGEGITLFLKRFKRTETHHYNQFIKLNKNQLGKNNTLIIGREYLLPPLKKEGYEPLFGKQYAKYPIESNELDGASFYLVSGHGGPDPGAIGKHEGKELHEDEYAYDIVLRLARCLLMKGATVHIIIQDAQDGIRNSRFLANSKRETCMGNRIPLNQVERLRQRCNQINKIYRNDNASYRRALFVHLDSRSKRQQTDVFFYHSETSRKGKHLASTLRETFDKKYDKHQPSRGFSGTLSARELYVLQHTQPASVFVELGNIQNKRDQQRFMIEDNRQALANWICEGFIRDYKYYSKKK; this is translated from the coding sequence ATGAAAGCATTGAAAATAATAATGTTAATTTTATTTTTCCCTCTATTTACCTTTGCCCAGGAAAAAGCAAAACCTCGGGAAGGAGAAGGAATTACGTTGTTTCTTAAACGCTTTAAAAGAACGGAAACACACCATTATAACCAATTTATCAAGCTAAACAAAAACCAACTAGGTAAAAACAATACATTAATAATAGGTAGGGAATATTTACTTCCACCCTTAAAAAAAGAAGGGTATGAACCGCTTTTCGGCAAGCAATATGCAAAATATCCTATCGAATCTAATGAATTAGACGGAGCTTCTTTTTATTTGGTAAGCGGTCACGGCGGTCCTGACCCCGGAGCTATCGGGAAACATGAAGGAAAAGAGTTACATGAAGATGAGTATGCATACGATATCGTTCTTCGTTTAGCTCGTTGTTTGTTGATGAAAGGAGCAACGGTCCATATTATTATTCAAGATGCCCAGGATGGAATACGCAACAGCCGTTTCTTAGCCAATAGCAAGCGGGAAACTTGCATGGGAAACCGTATTCCTCTGAACCAAGTGGAACGTCTCAGGCAAAGGTGCAATCAAATTAACAAAATATATCGTAACGATAATGCCTCTTACCGGCGCGCCTTGTTCGTCCATCTGGATAGCCGTAGTAAACGCCAACAGACGGATGTTTTCTTCTATCATTCCGAAACAAGTAGGAAAGGGAAACACCTGGCTTCTACCTTACGGGAAACATTTGATAAAAAATATGACAAGCATCAACCATCAAGAGGATTTTCCGGTACATTAAGTGCCCGTGAGCTATATGTGCTCCAACATACACAACCCGCCTCCGTTTTTGTTGAATTAGGCAATATACAAAATAAGCGCGACCAACAACGTTTCATGATAGAAGATAACCGCCAAGCCCTCGCCAATTGGATTTGCGAAGGTTTTATACGAGATTATAAATATTATTCAAAGAAAAAATAA
- a CDS encoding FAD-dependent oxidoreductase, producing the protein MKTQLLIVLLCFVSTIPVKSADLFVEAESFQQKGGWKVDQQFMDQMGSPYLLAHGMGVPVKNASTEVMFPKPGDYYIYVRTYNWTSPWKKGEGPGKFSLWVGDRCQASSLGTEGTAWMWQKAGKISIKELRQTLTLRDLTGFDGRCDAIYFTTEKNKIPPSDLHELTVFRRNALHFPDLPADAGQYDFVVIGGGIAGMCAAISSARLGLKVALINDRPVLGGNNSSEIRVHLGGRIESGVYKQLGNLIKEFGPVKGGNAQPAGNYEDEKKEEIINREKNITLFPNFRAFAVEKEGNKITAVLAQHIETGEVLSFKAPLYSDCTGDGTIGYLAGADYLMGRESRDQFQESTAPEKADKMTMGASVQWYSEDKGQPTTFPLFNYGVDFNHTNAEKVTMGEWTWETGMNYDQIKDFERIRDYGLLVVYSNWSYLKNEFTEDQRYKNLSLAWVAYIAGKRESRRLLGDHILTENDLRNQVEYPDATASTTWSIDLHYPDPKNSEHFPAEEFKSIAKHIPIHPYPIPYRCLYSRNVDNLFMAGRNISVTHVALGTVRVMRTTGMMGEVVGMAASLCKQYHTLPREIYQSYLDQLKALMQDGTGQKGLPNNQQYNEGATLGE; encoded by the coding sequence ATGAAAACACAATTGCTTATTGTTTTACTCTGTTTTGTCAGTACAATTCCTGTAAAATCAGCCGACTTATTTGTGGAAGCTGAAAGTTTTCAACAGAAAGGAGGGTGGAAAGTAGATCAGCAGTTTATGGATCAAATGGGTTCTCCGTACTTGTTGGCTCACGGAATGGGAGTTCCTGTAAAAAATGCCTCTACCGAAGTGATGTTCCCTAAGCCCGGAGATTATTATATATATGTCCGTACTTATAATTGGACATCCCCTTGGAAGAAGGGGGAAGGGCCTGGTAAGTTTAGTCTATGGGTAGGCGATAGATGTCAGGCTTCTTCCTTAGGAACAGAAGGAACTGCCTGGATGTGGCAAAAAGCCGGAAAAATTTCTATAAAAGAATTACGGCAAACTTTAACCTTACGTGATCTGACCGGCTTTGACGGACGTTGTGATGCCATTTATTTTACTACGGAAAAAAATAAAATTCCTCCTTCCGATCTCCATGAGTTAACTGTCTTTCGCCGGAATGCATTGCATTTTCCCGATCTGCCTGCCGATGCCGGACAATATGACTTTGTGGTAATAGGCGGAGGAATTGCCGGGATGTGTGCTGCTATTTCCTCGGCTCGTCTGGGATTAAAAGTGGCATTGATTAATGATCGCCCGGTACTTGGCGGAAACAATAGTTCCGAGATTCGTGTACATTTGGGGGGACGTATAGAATCGGGTGTTTATAAACAGTTAGGCAATCTTATCAAAGAATTTGGTCCTGTGAAAGGAGGAAACGCCCAACCTGCCGGAAATTATGAAGATGAAAAGAAGGAAGAGATAATTAACCGGGAAAAGAACATTACCCTTTTTCCTAACTTCCGTGCTTTTGCTGTGGAAAAAGAAGGAAATAAAATCACGGCTGTGTTGGCTCAACATATCGAAACCGGCGAGGTACTTAGCTTTAAAGCTCCTCTGTATTCGGATTGTACCGGAGATGGAACGATTGGTTACCTGGCTGGTGCCGATTACTTGATGGGACGTGAAAGCCGAGATCAATTTCAGGAATCTACTGCTCCCGAAAAGGCAGATAAAATGACTATGGGGGCATCTGTTCAATGGTATTCCGAAGATAAAGGACAACCTACTACTTTTCCTCTTTTTAATTATGGTGTAGATTTCAATCATACGAATGCAGAAAAAGTAACGATGGGTGAATGGACTTGGGAAACGGGCATGAATTATGACCAAATAAAGGATTTTGAACGTATCCGGGATTATGGTTTATTGGTAGTATATTCTAATTGGTCTTATTTAAAAAATGAATTTACCGAAGATCAGCGTTATAAGAACCTGAGTTTGGCATGGGTGGCTTATATTGCCGGAAAACGGGAGTCTCGCAGGTTATTAGGCGACCATATTCTCACGGAAAACGATTTGCGTAACCAGGTAGAATATCCGGATGCTACAGCTTCCACTACGTGGAGCATAGATTTGCATTATCCTGATCCGAAAAATTCCGAGCATTTTCCTGCCGAAGAATTTAAATCTATTGCCAAACATATTCCTATTCATCCTTATCCGATCCCGTATCGTTGCTTATATTCCCGTAATGTCGATAATTTATTTATGGCGGGACGGAATATCAGTGTTACCCATGTTGCCTTGGGTACAGTCCGGGTAATGCGTACTACCGGGATGATGGGGGAAGTAGTGGGCATGGCTGCATCGCTGTGTAAACAGTATCATACTCTGCCACGTGAAATTTACCAATCCTATCTGGATCAATTAAAAGCATTGATGCAAGACGGGACAGGGCAAAAAGGACTTCCTAATAACCAGCAATATAATGAGGGAGCTACTTTAGGTGAGTGA
- a CDS encoding dihydroorotase, which translates to MKPILIKNATLINEGRTYPASVLIKGDKITHIYEDTIPDSVTKEADVLDASGKWLLPGAIDDQVHFREPGLTHKGDIGSESRAAVAGGVTSFMDMPNTKPQTVTLSELEWKFQRAAETSVANYSFFFGGTNDNMEEIRKVNSKRIPGLKLFLGSSTGNMLVDKKESLERIFGETDLLIAVHCEKEEVIKRNIARYTSVYGENLDITFHSKIRSEEACYASSSEAVELATRLNSRLHILHLSTAKELSLLDNTRSLPDKRITGEVCVHHLWFTDQDYARYGNRIKWNPAVKTKEDRAALIEGVMNDKIDIVATDHAPHLLSEKQGSCLKAASGGPLVQHSVLVMLELARQGYFSVEKVVEKIAHRPADLFRVDRRGYIRPGYYADLVLVDPVTSYTVSPDNILYKCGWSPFEGYTFSHTIWKTFVNGALVYNEGIVNDEVKGREIVYL; encoded by the coding sequence ATGAAACCGATTTTAATAAAAAACGCAACACTAATTAATGAAGGCCGTACTTATCCGGCTTCTGTTTTGATAAAAGGAGACAAAATCACTCATATTTACGAAGATACTATTCCCGACTCTGTTACGAAAGAGGCAGACGTGTTGGATGCATCCGGAAAATGGTTGCTTCCGGGAGCAATAGACGACCAAGTGCATTTCCGTGAACCCGGTCTTACACATAAAGGGGATATAGGCAGCGAAAGTCGTGCTGCCGTAGCCGGCGGAGTAACTTCTTTTATGGACATGCCTAATACCAAGCCTCAAACTGTTACATTATCCGAATTGGAATGGAAATTCCAACGAGCAGCAGAAACTTCCGTGGCTAATTATTCTTTTTTCTTTGGGGGGACAAACGACAATATGGAGGAGATTCGTAAGGTAAATTCCAAACGAATACCCGGATTAAAACTTTTTTTGGGTTCTTCTACGGGTAACATGCTGGTAGATAAAAAGGAAAGTTTAGAGCGTATTTTCGGAGAAACCGATTTATTAATTGCCGTACATTGTGAAAAGGAGGAAGTGATTAAGCGGAATATAGCCCGTTACACTTCTGTGTACGGAGAGAATTTGGATATTACTTTCCATTCGAAAATTCGGAGTGAAGAGGCATGTTATGCTTCTTCGTCCGAAGCAGTAGAACTGGCTACCCGTTTAAATAGCCGTTTGCATATCCTCCATCTGTCTACGGCTAAAGAATTATCTTTATTAGATAATACCCGATCTTTACCGGATAAGAGAATCACCGGTGAAGTATGCGTTCATCATCTTTGGTTTACGGATCAGGATTATGCCCGCTATGGAAATCGTATTAAATGGAATCCTGCTGTTAAAACAAAGGAAGATCGCGCAGCATTGATCGAGGGAGTAATGAATGATAAAATAGATATTGTGGCTACTGACCATGCCCCTCATCTTCTTTCCGAAAAACAGGGGAGTTGCCTGAAAGCGGCTTCGGGTGGACCTTTGGTTCAACATTCGGTGCTTGTTATGTTGGAGTTGGCTCGGCAAGGGTATTTCTCAGTAGAGAAGGTCGTGGAAAAGATAGCACATCGGCCTGCTGATTTGTTTCGTGTCGATAGGAGAGGATATATACGTCCGGGATACTATGCGGATTTGGTATTGGTAGATCCGGTAACTTCTTATACCGTTTCGCCGGATAACATTTTATATAAATGCGGATGGTCTCCTTTTGAAGGATATACTTTTAGCCATACTATTTGGAAAACGTTTGTGAATGGAGCTTTGGTTTATAATGAAGGAATAGTGAATGATGAGGTAAAAGGGCGGGAAATAGTTTATCTATAA
- a CDS encoding polyprenol monophosphomannose synthase: protein MSECIVIIPTYNEKENIENIIRAVMGQKASFDILIIDDGSPDGTAGIVKALQKEFTDRLFLIERPGKQGLGTAYICGFKWAIAHKYDYIFEMDADFSHNPDDLPRLYAACKEEGADVAVGSRYSNGVNVVNWPLGRVLMSYYASVYVRLVTGMRVADTTAGFKCYRREVLETIQLDKIHFKGYAFQIEMKFTAYKCGFKIVEVPIIFINRVLGVSKMNSSIFGEALFGVLKLKWGSFFKKYPQRCK from the coding sequence ATGTCTGAGTGCATTGTTATTATTCCTACTTATAATGAGAAGGAAAATATAGAAAATATTATCCGCGCAGTAATGGGCCAAAAGGCGAGTTTTGATATTCTAATAATAGATGATGGCTCGCCTGACGGTACGGCTGGTATCGTAAAAGCTTTACAAAAAGAATTTACGGATCGTCTTTTCCTTATCGAACGTCCGGGAAAACAAGGATTGGGAACAGCTTATATTTGTGGTTTTAAATGGGCTATAGCACATAAATATGACTATATTTTTGAAATGGACGCTGACTTTTCTCATAATCCGGATGATCTGCCCCGTTTATATGCAGCCTGCAAGGAAGAAGGTGCTGATGTAGCAGTCGGTTCCCGTTATTCCAATGGAGTGAATGTAGTAAACTGGCCTTTAGGAAGAGTACTGATGTCTTATTATGCATCTGTTTATGTCCGGTTGGTTACCGGAATGCGTGTAGCCGATACGACAGCCGGTTTTAAATGTTATCGGCGGGAAGTGTTGGAAACTATTCAGTTGGATAAAATTCATTTTAAAGGGTATGCATTCCAGATAGAGATGAAATTTACAGCTTATAAGTGTGGTTTTAAGATTGTAGAGGTTCCTATTATCTTTATAAACCGGGTATTAGGAGTTTCGAAAATGAATTCTTCAATTTTTGGTGAAGCTCTTTTCGGAGTACTCAAACTTAAATGGGGAAGTTTTTTCAAGAAGTATCCGCAGAGGTGTAAATGA
- a CDS encoding IMPACT family protein, whose amino-acid sequence MEDTYKTITSLAEGSYSEKRSRFISYAIPIHTVEEAKEKIEEYRKLYYDARHVCWAYMIGADRQTYRTNDDGEPSGTAGKPILGQINSNGLTDILVVVIRYFGGIKLGTSGLIVAYRTAASEAITAAEIVTKTVDENITIVFEYPFLNSIMRIIKEENPVVLAQTFEMNCEMTLRIRKSEAEKLKSRLLKVDTTYLKE is encoded by the coding sequence ATGGAAGATACTTATAAAACGATAACATCTTTAGCAGAAGGTTCGTATTCTGAAAAACGAAGCCGTTTTATTTCGTATGCAATTCCTATCCACACTGTAGAAGAAGCCAAAGAAAAAATAGAAGAATACCGAAAACTATATTACGATGCCAGGCATGTTTGTTGGGCGTATATGATAGGTGCCGATCGTCAGACCTACCGGACAAATGATGATGGCGAACCTTCCGGTACGGCGGGTAAACCTATTTTAGGACAAATCAATTCAAATGGTCTTACGGATATACTGGTAGTAGTAATCCGGTATTTCGGAGGAATTAAATTAGGAACAAGCGGTCTTATCGTTGCTTATCGTACGGCGGCATCAGAAGCTATTACGGCAGCCGAAATAGTTACGAAAACCGTAGACGAAAACATTACGATAGTTTTTGAATATCCTTTTTTAAATAGTATCATGCGAATTATAAAAGAAGAGAATCCGGTTGTCCTGGCACAGACTTTCGAAATGAATTGCGAAATGACGCTCCGGATTCGTAAAAGTGAAGCCGAAAAATTGAAAAGCCGCTTGTTAAAAGTAGATACTACTTACTTAAAAGAGTAG